One window of the Anaeromyxobacter dehalogenans 2CP-C genome contains the following:
- a CDS encoding CBS domain-containing protein codes for MISVADFMTRDLVTVRESDDLALAESLLKLGGIRHLPVVRERKLVGLLTQRDLLRSGQAGAPAARDRAVSEVMTREPVAVRPGTGLAHAARLMLERKFGCLPVCEDDGLLVGIVTEADFVRFAADVVRDLDLVSEAVKARDRAGQA; via the coding sequence ATGATCTCGGTGGCGGACTTCATGACCAGGGACCTCGTCACCGTGCGCGAGAGCGACGACCTCGCGCTGGCCGAGTCGCTGCTCAAGCTGGGCGGGATCCGGCACCTGCCGGTCGTCCGCGAGCGCAAGCTGGTGGGCCTGCTCACGCAGCGCGACCTGCTCCGCTCCGGCCAGGCCGGCGCGCCGGCGGCCCGCGATCGCGCGGTGTCCGAGGTGATGACGCGCGAGCCCGTGGCGGTGCGCCCCGGCACCGGGCTGGCCCACGCCGCGCGGCTCATGCTGGAGCGGAAGTTCGGGTGCCTCCCGGTGTGCGAGGACGACGGGCTGCTGGTCGGGATCGTCACCGAGGCCGACTTCGTGCGCTTCGCCGCCGACGTGGTCCGCGATCTCGACCTGGTCTCGGAGGCCGTCAAGGCGCGCGACCGGGCCGGCCAGGCCTAG